One stretch of Podospora pseudoanserina strain CBS 124.78 chromosome 4, whole genome shotgun sequence DNA includes these proteins:
- a CDS encoding hypothetical protein (EggNog:ENOG503PD84): MSRNPVPIQPAPGHQPSPIHIASRHEISPNSLYQPIACPPPRTKKRHHPHHCPRQRPRRHNPDYSSDSDSEKLELEPEDQQLPDSGYGTQSSLQSVDSLDSHPPKSLLSALLNNKPSKPSDIKSSPLPGRDDILIFRGTGMEPSFQAVSRFREIMPEIQRVLQKHVASSQKWSSLLSSGMRRKKRDGEEVVLTMRLMMVGKTAETARPSIVIFVSTDQTAGLEGVMRERGVRELYSPGDGFVTNFEVVIVGEAAKKRFLQMVGVTWEGGSALSVNDKGLPTWCGEGIRLGAAGGKSVASTIGGLIKLTNHDGEVQIVGMTAAHALEGLLDDDDGSDSEGDETEEGPPQQPQPQKPLLGQLIHPSLPINTCSSDLKIPPRDWALFEITKSNLKPNLRLQSSARSHFKARADELALAEPSTFPDMASIEVELLSQTGVKHGSLSHLPAGLMLSPDHGFVQAYTLTLDETYQVDNGDSGAWVINPISKTVYGHLVSTDFTGDGYIIPLHSTLSEITATIPGLASVCLVAMADLVEHSLRSYSRYLDSAVAGSARAEPGSVISETPAWAMALADCAERERGKEMKLDGVVRGAYERDVSAGDRLRVGKGQGRLLSDRDSGYGSCGSSVICNLEGDGDGEVEGGMADFRGW; encoded by the exons ATGTCGCGGAATCCAGTCCCCATCCAACCTGCCCCAGGGCACCAGCCCTCCCCAATTCACATTGCCTCCCGCCATGAAATCTCACCAAACTCCCTCTACCAACCAATAGCTTGTCCCCCACCACGCACCAAAAAgcgtcatcatccacaccaCTGCCCACGCCAGCGTCCTCGCCGGCACAACCCGGACTACTCCTCAGACTCAGACTCAGAAAAGCTCGAGCTAGAACCCGAAGACCAACAACTCCCCGACTCAGGCTACGGCACCCAATCCAGCCTCCAATCTGTTGACTCCCTagactcccacccccccaaatccctcctcagtgccctcctcaacaacaagccaagCAAGCCATCAGATATCAAAAGCAGCCCCCTGCCAGGAAGAGATgacatcctcatcttccgtGGCACGGGCATGGAGCCCTCGTTTCAGGCAGTTTCCCGCTTCAGGGAGATCATGCCTGAAATTCAGCGAGTGCTGCAGAAACATGTCGCCAGCTCCCAAAAGTGGTCTTCCTTGCTGTCTAgtgggatgaggagaaagaaaagggacggggaggaggtggtcctgacgatgaggttgatgatggtgggcaAAACGGCAGAGACAGCCAGGCCGTCGATTGTGATTTTTGTGTCGACTGATCAGACtgcggggttggagggggtgatgagggagcggggggtgagggagctgTATTCCCCTGGTGATGGGTTCGTGACGAACTTTGAGGTGGTGattgtgggggaggcggcgaagaagaggtttTTAcagatggtgggggtgacttgggagggggggtcaGCTCTGAGCGTGAACGATAAGGGGCTGCCGACTTGGTGTGGGGAGGGGATACGGCttggggcggcggggggCAAATCTGTTGCGTCTACTATCGGGGGACTGATCAAACTGACGAATCACGACGGGGAGGTTCAAATTGTGGGGATGACCGCTGCGCATGCTCTGGAAGGTttgctggatgatgatgacggctCGGACTCGGAAGGAGACGAGACGGAAGAAGGacccccccaacagccccaaccGCAAAAGCCACTCCTTGGACAGCTCATCCACCCTTCTTTGCCCATTAATACCTGTAGCTCAGACCTCAAAATCCCACCCCGCGACTGGGCCCTCTTCGAAATCACCAAATCCAAcctcaaacccaacctccgcctccaatCATCGGCCCGCTCTCACTTCAAAGCCCGAGCCGACGAGCTCGCCCTGGCCGAACCATCCACCTTCCCAGACATGGCCTCCATAGAAGTCGAACTCCTCAGCCAGACAGGAGTAAAACACGGGTCTCTATCACACCTCCCCGCAGGCCTGATGCTGTCCCCCGACCACGGATTTGTACAAGCTTACACTCTAACACTAGACGAGACCTACCAAG TTGACAACGGCGACTCGGGCGCCTGGGTGATAAACCCCATCTCCAAAACCGTCTACGGCCACCTCGTCTCGACAGACTTCACCGGCGACGGGTACATCATCCCTTTACATTCCACCCTCTCCGAAATTACCGCCACTATTCCCGGCCTGGCGTCTGTTTGTCTAGTCGCAATGGCAGATTTAGTAGAACATTCTCTCCGCTCCTATTCTCGGTATCTCGACTCAGCTGTGGCCGGTTCAGCAAGGGCAGAGCCAGGGTCTGTGATCAGCGAGACGCCAGCGTGGGCGATGGCCCTGGCGGATTGTgctgagagggagaggggaaaagaGATGAAATTGGATGGGGTGGTTAGGGGGGCGTATGAGCGGGATGTTAGTGCTGGGGATAGGCTCcgggtggggaaggggcaggGGCGGCTTCTGAGTGATAGGGACTCGGGGTATGGGAGCTGTGGGTCGTCGGTGATTTGTAATcttgagggggatggtgatggggaggtggagggggggatggcggaTTTTAGAGGTTGGTGA